The Deltaproteobacteria bacterium DNA window GCACTCCGCGCTCGTCATGCACTCCGGTCCCGCGTCCACCATCCCGTCCGGCCCGCCGCCGTCCGCCATCCCGTCCGCTCCCCCCGCGTCCCCCTTCGTCCCCGCGTCGAACGGGTTCGGGATGCACGTGTTCCCCGTCCCCCCGTACTCCCCCGTCACGTCGCAGTACGGCCGCTCCGGATCCGTGCACTCGACGATGACGTCGCTGCCGCCGGCGGCGCACGATTGGCTGTCGGTGCAGCAAAACTGCGGGTCTTTTCCCGAGCAGGCCGCGGTGACGGCGGCGACGGCGAACGGCACGAACCCCAGCGAGCGAGCTACCAACCAACGAGCGTCGACCATGCGATTTCCTCCGTGTTGGCGCGCACCTTACCACCGCGCTCGCGCGGCACGGAAGCCGCCGCCGCGGGGGTGTGACGCAGATCGCGCGCGGCGCGCGGCGGGGAGCCGGCGAGTTCCACTGGGCGTGCGAACGCGAACATGCCGCAGCGGGTATCGGCGCGCGCGCCGGCCGGTTGCGCGCAAAGTGACCCGAGCGCCGGCCGCGCGCGCCGCGCCCGCGCCGCACGCGCGCTCGCGCCGCGCCCGCCGCCCGCCTCGCGACAACCGGGTGCCGGCGCGGGTTGCGCGGGTTGCGCGCCGCGCGGCCCCCGCCGCGCGCTACGCGGCGCCCTGCTGGCCGCCGTCGGCCGGCGACAGCGCCGCGCGCAGCTCGGCCAGCCAGCGCTCCGCGGCAGCCGCGGACGGGTGCGCCCGCGCCCGCGCCTCGAGCGCGCGCAGCTCGTCGTCGGTCATCACGCGCCACATCGCCGGCACGAGCGCCTCCTCCTCCGCGGCCAGGTGGCGCAAAAAGTCGGCGCAAAACGCGCTCAGCGCGCGGTACAGTTGGACGCCCGCGCCGAGCCGCTCGCCCGGGCCGGCCTGCACGACGCGGTCGAGGTGCTGCTCGATGCCGCGCATGTGATCGTCCTCGGTGCCGTGCTCGACGCCGGCCGCCGCCAGCGCGTCCGGGTCGCGCTCGAGCAGCGCCGGGAAGTACACCTCGTCTTCGATGCGCGCGTGCGCGCGCAGCAGCTCGAACGCATCGCGGCACCGCTTGGCGAACGCGCGCACCGCGTCGTCGTCGCGCGCGTCGAGCCGCCCGGCATCGACCGTGAGACCGAACAGGATGCGGCGAATGCCTTTGTGAATGGTTGCGAACGGATCGAACCGGTCAGCGGTCGTCATACGACTCCCCCGTGTTTCCAACTTTGTAGCACCTGCATGTAGTTCGCGCGCTCGAATGCTTCCGGATCGGGGCAGCGCTGCAGGCTCATGCTGCCGATCATCTGGCGGACGGACTCGTACTCGTGCTCCTCGAGCCACGCCAGCATCTCGGCGACCACCGCGGCGACCGCGGCCGGGCCCGCGCGCAGGATCGCGGACGTCATCTGCACCGCGCTCGCGCCGGCCATCAGCGCCTTGATCGCGCCGGCCGCCGAGTGGACGCCGCCGGTGGCCGCGAGCGACGCGCTCACTCGACCGTACATCGCCGCGAGCCACCGCAGGCGCAGGCGCAGCTCGTCGGGGGACGACAGGGTGAGCGCCGGCGTGACGTCGAGCGCCTCGATGTCGATGTCCGGCTGGTAGAACCGGTTGAACACGACGATCGCCGCCGCACCGGCGTCCGCGAGCCGCGCCGCCATGTGCACCGGCGCCGACAGAAACGGCGACAGCTTGACGGCGACCGGGATCGACACGGCGTCGACGACGGCGCGCACGGTATCGACGTAGCGCGCCTCGACCTCGGCGCCCGATTCGTCGGGGTCGGTCGGCACGTCGTACAGGTTCAGC harbors:
- a CDS encoding dihydroorotate dehydrogenase-like protein, which encodes MDTSVTYAGLELRGPIVAGASPLTHDIDTARRLEEAGAAAIVMHSLFEEQIERDELALHYHVEATAHSHPEADSYLPDVGGYRLGPDAYVEQLGRLKRAVSIPVFGSLNGISAGGWIRYAAHMEQAGADAIELNLYDVPTDPDESGAEVEARYVDTVRAVVDAVSIPVAVKLSPFLSAPVHMAARLADAGAAAIVVFNRFYQPDIDIEALDVTPALTLSSPDELRLRLRWLAAMYGRVSASLAATGGVHSAAGAIKALMAGASAVQMTSAILRAGPAAVAAVVAEMLAWLEEHEYESVRQMIGSMSLQRCPDPEAFERANYMQVLQSWKHGGVV